In Cherax quadricarinatus isolate ZL_2023a chromosome 19, ASM3850222v1, whole genome shotgun sequence, the following are encoded in one genomic region:
- the LOC128688311 gene encoding cuticle protein AM1199-like, whose amino-acid sequence MNFVAFASVVAVVSSAKLPGDPQPIAILRDDRLAPQGAVYKTDFETENGIVVSENGQAGSVGQSNAEGFISYTSPGGQPVQISYVANEFGFQPQGDVLPTPHPLPSHAIEQIRFAEEQARLSAQSGN is encoded by the exons ATGAActtc GTCGCGTTCGCCTCTGTGGTCGCTGTGGTCTCCTCCGCTAAACTACCAGGAGACCCGCAACCTATCGCCATCCTTCGAGACGATCGCCTGGCGCCTCAGGGAGCAGTGTACAAGACCGACTTCGAGACAGAAAACGGCATCGTTGTCAGCGAGAACGGTCAGGCTGGGTCGGTGGGCCAGAGTAACGCAGAAGGCTTCATCTC gtacACGTCTCCTGGGGGCCAGCCAGTGCAAATCTCTTACGTCGCCAACGAGTTCGGCTTCCAGCCTCAGGGTGACGTGCTTCCCACGCCTCACCCCCTCCCATCACACGCCATCGAGCAAATTCGCTTCGCCGAAGAGCAAGCTCGCCTTAGTGCTCAGTCTGGAAACTAG